From the Thermosynechococcus sp. genome, the window CCGAGTTGAATTGGGTAAGGACGTAAATATTATGGATTTCGGAGTTGATGCAATTGCTCACAGGAATATCAATGAGGCGATATTTTCCAGCAAGGGGAACCGCAGGCTTGGCGCGACGCTTGGTCAAGGGATACAGACGTGTTCCGGCACCGCCCCCAAGGATAATCGCCAGGACTCGTTTCATTGAACACTCCATCTGAACGGCCACACCAACAGTGTACGCTGTGGCGGCACTTCTCTTTGCGCAGCAAACGCCTTTTGGTAAAGAAGCTACCCAATGGCATGATAATGATATTTGGTCGTTGATCCCAAGCAGGGAGTGGCAGCATGGGATTTGTGGACATTGCGATCGCGGATCTGGCAGCGGACTACGGCGTGTCGGTCGAAACAATCTGTGCATGGTGCGATCGCTTAGGTATTCGCTATACCAGCCCACAAACACGCCTGCCCCTTGAAGATGCCAAAGCAATTATTTTGGCGTTGACGACCCCTGCGCCCACCAACGATCAACCAGACACACCGCAATCGTAAGACCTGCTTATTGGGAGAACTATGTTAAAAAAATGCGTTTGGCTTGCGGTCGCTCTCTGCCTCTGCCTCTGGCAACTCACCACGGGCACAGCACTGGCCGCCGAACTGACCCCTGAAGTCTTGACTGTCCCCCTCAACAGCGAGGGCAAAACAATTACGCTGACCGAAAAACAATACCTAGAGGGTAAGCGCCTCTTCCAGTATGCCTGTGCTTCCTGCCATGTGGGAGGGATCACCAAAACGAACCCCAGCTTGGATTTGCGCACGGAAACCTTGGCCCTAGCCACGCCGCCACGGGACAACATTGAGGGCTTGGTGGACTACATGAAGAACCCCACCACCTACGATGGTGAGCAAGAAATTGCTGAGGTGCACCCCAGTCTGCGCAGTGCCGACATTTTCCCGAAAATGCGCAACCTGACGGAGAAGGATTTGGTGGCGATCGCCGGCCATATTCTCGTCGAACCCAAAATCTTGGGTGATAAATGGGGCGGTGGCAAAGTTTATTACTAATGACTCGTAACAAGGATTTCCCCAACACCCATGTACCAACCTCACTTTTGGCAACGATCTATCGGCTGGCTCTGTAGTGGTCTGTTAATGTTGCTGTTGGCCTGGGCAATGGTGCCGGCAACAGCACTGGCAATCGCCGGTGTAGATAACTATGTGCTCCAATACCTCAAGGTAGCGGACACCGTAGAACTACCCCTCAATGATCGCGGTGAGACCAAAACGTTCACCGCCGTTGACTTGACCCGTGGCAAGCGGCTCTTTGAGGAAAACTGCAAAAACTGCCATGTCGGTGGCAGTACGTTACCCAATCCTTTGGTGTCACTGTCTCTAAAGGATCTCAAGGGGGCAATGCCGCCACGGGATACAATTGCCAGCCTCGTGGCTTTCCAGCGATCGCCGAGATCCTACGATGGCAGCGAAGAGAGTTATTCCTGTCGCCGCGTGAGTGAGGACTGGTTGAGCACGGAACAGCTTGAGAGCTTGGCTGCCTTTATTTTGCGAGCGGCAGCCGTAGCGCCCGGTTGGGGCGTAGAAAGCTTTCCGGACAGTGCCCCCTAGGTTGGGAACTTTGCTACACTGACCTTTGATGAATCTTGCACCCCTTGATTTTTGGGGCTTTATCCATACCCTGACGCATTCCATGAAAGGAGAACTCCATTGAAAAAGCTATTCATTAGTGTTTGCGCGATCGCAATAGCTCTGTTTGTCAGCCTTACTCCTGTGGCCTTTGCGGCAGATTTGGCCAATGGTGCCAAAGTCTTTAGCGGTAACTGTGCCGCCTGTCACATGGGGGGCGGCAATGTGGTGATGGCGAACAAAACCCTGAAAAAAGAAGCCCTTGAGCAATTTGGCATGTACTCCGAGGATGCCATTATCTATCAAGTGCAGCACGGCAAAAATGCGATGCCGGCTTTTGGCGGTCGTCTCACCGATGAGCAAATTCGCGACGTGGCCGCCTACGTCCTCGATCAAGCCGCCAAGGGTTGGGCAGGTTAGGATTGCCACCGTCTGAAAATAACGATTATGAAGGGTGTAGGCCTCGCGTCTACATCCTTTTTTTGTCCTATCTTACTGCCCTACAAATCCTGGAAAGACTGGAAAGATAGATGTTGTGTTTTGTAGGGGATCCTCTCTAGGGCCAGTGCAATTCCTATAATGATGAAAGATTTGCTCCTACGAGAAGGCGGTACACTTGGGCTATGCCTGCTGCTCCATTGCCCGCAAATGAATCGGAACGGCAACGTGCCCTTGAGCAGTATCGAGTCTTAGATACGCCCCCGGAACCGATCTTTGACGAGATTACCAATCTGGCGGCAGCAATTTGCCAAACTCCCATTGCCCTCATTAGTTTGGTTGACCGGCGGCGGCAGTGGTTTAAGTCCAAAGTGGGCATTGATGCCTGTGAAACCCCAAGGGACGTGGCCTTCTGTGCCCATGTCATTCTGCAAGATGAACTAGTGGTTGTGCCAGATGCTCGCCTTGATCCGCGCTTTGCCGATAATCCCCTGGTTACAGGCCCCCCCTATATCCGCTTCTATGCCGGGATGCCCTTGGTGACGCCGCAGGGCTATGGGATTGGTACCCTTTGCGTCGTGGACTACCAGCCGCGGGAGCTAAACCCTGTTCAACAGCAAACTCTTCGCACCCTTGGCCGCCAAGTCATTAATGAGCTGGAAATCCGCCATCACTTAGAGGTTACCCAGCAACAACTGGGCCACATCGAGCAGATGAGCAGTCTCCAAGGGGCGATCCTCAATAGTAGTAACCATGCCATTATTGCCACCCGTACCGATGGCATCATCACCTTGATGAATCGAGCTGCCCAGGAATGGCTGGGGTATAGTGCCTCAGAACTTTTGGGCAAAGCGACTCCCGCATGTTTCCATGATCCCCAAGAGGTGGAACGCTATGCTGAGATTCTCAGTGCGCAATTGGGAGAACCCATTCCTGCGGGGTTTGAGACAGTGGTGGCGCGGGCGCGGCGAGGCTTGGTGGATGAGCAGGAGTGGACATTTGTACGGCGGGACGGCTCTCGTTTTCCCGTCTCCGTTTCGGTCACCCCAATTCATGATAGCCAAGACCAGCTAATTGGCTTTTTGGAGTTGGCAGTTGATATTACTGACAAGAAAAAAATCGAGGCAGAGCTGCGACTGCGGGAGCGTGCCATTGTTGCCAGCACCAATGGCATTGTAATTACCGACTACCGCCAACCAGACAATCCAGTGATCTACGCCAATCCCGCCTTTGAGCAAATGACGGGGTACCGTGCCACGGAGGTGATTGGTAAGAATTGCCGCTTTCTGCAGGGGCGCGATCGCCAGCAGCCGGGGTTAGAAATGCTCCGCAAGGCAATTCGAAAGGGTCAATCCTGCCGTGTGGTGCTGCGCAACTACCGCAAAAACGGCCAGCTTTTCTGGAATGAACTGGCCATCTCACCGATTTATAACGAGTTTGGCGAAATTACCCACTACATTGGCATTCAAAGTGATGTCACCGAACGGCAGCGGGCACAACTGTTTTTACAGCAGCAGGTGAAGCGCACGCTGCTTCTCAATCGCATCACTGAGGAAATTCGCCAGCAAATCGAGCGGGAAAATATCTGCCGTACAGCAGTTCAGCAGGTAGGAGCAACCCTCAATGTCAGTCGTTGCCTTTTGTTTGTCTATCAGGAGAATGCCCCGGCGCCGATGCAACTGGTGGCAGAGTACTGTGCGCCGGGAGTGCCCTCTGTCAATGAGTGCGACCTTGATTTGGCACAGATGCGTGCCCCGTTTCTAGCCTCGGTATTTGCCTCTGATGAGGTATTTAGCTGCGACGATGTGCCAAATGACGATCGTCTCGCCCCACTGCATGCCTACTGCGAAGCCCTGAGTGTGAAATCTGCGCTGATTGTGCGCACAGCCTATCGCAATCAAGCCAATGGTTTACTCATTTTGCACCAGTGCGATCGCCAGCGACGGTGGACAGGTGCGATTAAAAGTCTTGTCAAGAGTGTAGCGGCCCAGGTGGGTATTGGCCTTGCCCAAGTGCAGCTCCTAGAACAGGAAACGCGCCAACGTCAGCAACTGCAACAGCAAATGCAGCGGGCACTGCTCCTCAATCAAATCACCGAGCAGATTCGCCAAAGCCTTGATACGGAAACGGTCTTTGAAACTACTGTGACTCAAATTGGTCAGGCCTTTGGTGTTAATCGCTGCTTGATTCATCGCTATGACCCTGGGCCGCCCCCCCGCATTCCAGATGTGGCTGAGTATCTGCAACCAGGCTACGTTTCCATGAGAGGCATCAGTATACCAGTAGCGGATAACCCCCATGCCTTGGCCGTCCTGAGGGAGGATACTGCCGTTGTTTCCAATGATGTGACTCAGGATCCCCTTTTGGCCAATGCCATACACCTGTGCCATCAGTTCCAGATTCAGTCCATGCTGGCCATCCGTACCTCCTATAAGGGGGTTCCCAATGGCATTATTGGTCTGCATCAGTGCGATCGCCAGCGGCAGTGGACCCCTGAAGAAATTGAGCTTCTGGAAGCCGTGGCAGCGCAAGTGGGGATTGCGATCGCCCAGGCGGAACTCCTACGCCACGAACAGCAGCAGCGACAATTACTCGCTCAGCAAAATCAAGAACTTGAACAAGCCCGCCTGCAAGCCGAACTGGCCAACCGCGCCAAGAGTGAATTTTTGGCGACCATGAGCCATGAAATTCGCACCCCCATGAATGCAGTTTTGGGCTTTACCAACTTACTTTTGGATACCCCCCTCAATGAGCAGCAGCGGGACTTTTTGCAAACCTTGCATCAAGCTGGTGAAGCGCTCCTCACGATTATTAACGATATTCTTGACTTTTCGAAAATTGAATCCGGCAAATTGGTGCTGGAGCAACAACTCTTCGATGTCCGCGAGTGTGTTGAGGACGTCCTCAGTCTGCTTGCCAGCAAAGCCGAGGAGAAACAGCTAGAACTCCTCTATACCTGCACCCCCGAAACGCCAGCGCAAATCAAAGGAGACGTGACACGGCTGCGGCAGATTCTTGTGAACCTCGTGGGCAATGGCATTAAGTTTACCCATGAAGGCCAAGTCGCTGTTCACGTAGGGGTGGTGAAGTGCGCGGGCAAGGATTTTCTGCAATTTCAAGTTCAAGATACAGGCATTGGTATTCCCAGCAATCGCCTAAATCGGCTCTTTAAGCCCTTTAGCCAAGTGGATGCCTCTACGACGCGCGAGTATGGGGGTACAGGTCTAGGGCTAGTCATTAGCAAACGCCTCTGTGAGCTAATGGGCGGCGATATGTCCGTTGAGAGTACCGAAGGTCAAGGCACGACGTTCACATTTACGATCCTCGCTGAGGGAGCAAAACCCTATGTGCCGCCACCGGTTCATCCGGCTTTGGCAGGCAAGCGTGTCTTAGTTATTGATGACAACGCCGCTAGCCGCGAGCATCTCTGCACACTGCTGCAAAACTGGGGCATGTTGCCCATTGGCTATCACGCTCCCCAACTGGTTTTGGAGGCTCTACCCCAATGGGATTTGGCGGTCATTGATTTGAATATGCCCCAAATGACCGGGCTTGAGCTGGCGGAGCGGTTGCAATCTCAGCCGTCCTTTCAGCAACAACCGCTCGTGTTGCTCACACCCCTGAGTTGGCTGGAACCCCCGAGTCACAAAGAACTGATTGCTGCTCACGTGCCTAAACCTATTCGCCACTTGACCCTGCGGCAAACCCTGATTAAGGTACTCAGTTGTGAACCGGGAACCCAGCCCGCCCTGCCTAAAACAGGCATTGATCCTAACTTGGGCACTCGTTTCCCCCTGCGTATTCTACTGGCCGAAGATAATGCGGTGAATCAGAAAGTGGCCTTGCACCTCCTCAAGCGGATGGGCTACCGCGCCGATGTGGCTGCCAATGGGCTGGAGGTGCTTGAAGCTCTGCAGCAGCGTCCCTACGACGTGATCCTCATGGATGTGCAAATGCCGAAAATGGACGGACTAGAAACAACCGAACGCATCTGTGCTCAATGGCCTCCCAGTCAGCGCCCTTGGATTATTGCCATGACTGCCAATGCCCTTGCTGGCGATCGCGAGCGCTGCTTTGCAGCCGGCATGGATGACTACATCAGTAAACCCATTAAAATTGAAGCCCTTGCCGCTGCCCTCAACCGCTGCCGCTGTCTCAATCCCAAGACCACCTATCCGCAACTGTGTGATCAGACGCACTTTGATAGCGACCATGATCATCAGAGTGCTACCCAATCAATGACCTAGAGATATTTCTAGAGATATTTGGCTAAGAGCAAGTGGAGTTTCTCCTTAGTGGCTGTGGGTACTTTGTCAAGGGGAGTGAGGATAGCATTCTGCAAGGCACGGTGGGCCTTAGAGACCGGTGGGTGGGCATGGACACGTTTGACGGTTTCACAGATAATCGCTTGGGCATTTTTGACGTTGCGCTGCAAGTGACCCATAATCATCTCCACCGTTACGGAGTCATGCTCTGGGTGCCAGCAGTCGTAGTCGGTAACGAGCGCTAGCGTTGCATAGGCAATCTCCGCTTCACGAGCCAACTTTGCTTCTGGGAGATTGGTCATGCCAATGACAGTTCCCCCCCAAGAGCGATACAGATTGGACTCCGCCAAGGTTGAGAAGGCAGGGCCTTCCATACACACGTAGGTACCTTGGCGGTGAAGGGTGACATCGGGTAGGTTCAGATCAGCAATGGCATCCGCCAGAAGGCCAGCAAGGGCAGGACAAACGGGGTCAGCAAAGCCAATGTGCGCCACAATACCGTCCCCAAAGAACGTAGAAATGCGGTTGCGCGTGCGGTCAATGAACTGATCCGGAACCACAATATCGAGGGGCTTGACTGCTTCCTGGAGGGAACCCACCGCCGAGGCAGACAGGAGGTACTCGACCCCAAGGGATTTGAAGCCATAGATGTTGGCACGAAAGGGAATCTCCGTCGGCAGTAGATGGTGATGGCGGCCATGGCGTGCCAAAAAGACAACGGGAACCCCAGCAATCTTGCCGCAAATAAAGGCATCGGAAGGATCACCAAAGGGCGTAGTCAGGCGTACCTCTTCGACATCGGTAAGAGCGTCCATCTTGTAGAGACCACTACCGCCAATAATGCCAATTTTTGCAGTCATGGAGATTCCTAAAACAGCAATCGGCAATAGCTTAGCATTAGTTGGACGGTTTTAGATGCCACTGAGGGGATTGAACTGGTACCTGGAGCCCTTAGGGCCATTGGGCCCCGGTGCCGCTTGGACGAGAGGAACCCGATCAAAGGTACCACTGGCGGTTTGCCCCTGAATTTGCACTCCTTGGCGCAGGAGCTGTTGGGTGCTGGCGCGATCGCCCCCTTTGGCCATGGCTTGGGCTAGGGCTTGGGTGGCATCGTAGGCCGTCGTGGTGCGCCAACTAATTTGCCCCCGCCATGCTTGTGCCGCCTGCTGCGCAAAGGGATCACTGGGATTGGTACGCCAAGGCACCGCCAAAATCATGCCATTGATGGCACTATCTCCCTTGATCAAGAGATCGGGACCATAGAGTTGATCACTACCAAAGAGTTGCAGCGGCGAGGTCTGGGTTTGGTTAGCGATCGCTAGGGCAATGGCCTGGTTTACCCGGCTGCGGCTGAGGGCCAAAACCACCACATTGGCTGCCGCTTGACGGGCAGTAGTCATGACGGTATTGGCATTAAAACCAGCGGCGGCCACATCTCTCTGTTGTACCACTTGCACACCAAACCGTGGGAGGGCGGCTAGCAGCTTGTTTTTTAGTTCATTGCTATAGGGGCTGTCGCTGTTGTAAACAAGAGCTGCCTTCCCATTGGGCACTTTTTTCGCCACCGCTGCCGCTAAGGTCTGAGCCGCATTATCAAGGTAGGTATCGAGGAGTTGTTGCCCTTTTTCATTCAGGGAGAGGGTTTGCACTTGCACTGTGCCATTACCTTGGGGGGTAACGTTGGTTGTCAATGGTGAGAGGACCGGCATCCCGACTGGTTCATAAACCTCTAGGGCGGCACGACTGTTGGCGTCGGTGCCGTGACCCACTACCCCTTGGATTGAACTGTTGATTAAATCCTCGGCCAAGCTGGTCACCCCGTTGGGGCTGTTTTCATTGACAATGACGACTTCGAGGAGACGATTAGGCGCACTGGCATTAAACTGTTCTTGGTATTGAGCCACGCCCCGCAGCACTTCCTTGGCGGTATCGGGACTGCTACCAATAGGAACAACGGTGGCCATCGTCATAGGGTTGCCAGCTTGACGAGCACGGGCATTGTTGAGATAAATGCGTGCTTCTGGATCATTGGGATCGAGGGCAACCAGTTCTTGATACTTGGCGATCGCCAGCGCCCAGTCTCCCCGATCAAAGGCAAGGGCGGCCTCCTGCTTGAGGGCGACTCGCTGGGGATTGGGTTCACTGATGAGAATGCGTTCCCCTTGGCTGATGTAGGCGGCGTTGCGGGCGGTGGTTTGGCTCACCAGTTGGCTGCCACTGGTCGAGCCGCCCGGCAGCGATGGCGGGTTATTCTCACGGTTGGTCAAGAACAGCCGATAGCTCAGGAAGCCAATGCCGCCCATGAAAAGTAAAGCCACCCCCAGGGCCACAGCAGCGAGGGGCAGGCGCGATTTTTTACTGCTGTTGGCACTGTTCCCTGGCTCCATGGCCTCACGGGGGAGTCCACACACTGCACAGTCGGGACCAAAATTTTCGTAGGGCGGATGGGCACCGCTGGCATTGGGGTAGGTTCTGCCGTTTTTAGGCACACCGTCGCAGATCCAAGAACTGGGAGATGGTGCCATGGTGCCCCCCTTCAAGGGAATTTGAGTCAGTGTACTGTTTTAGGCACGGGCAAGAACAGGATTTTCCGCTTCTGCCTCTGCAGTTTCAGTCTCTTCTTCGAGGACAATCGTCATGAAGCGCAGAATATTTTCATTGAGGCGCATGGCGCGTTCAAGGGGGGCGATCGCCGTCCCTGGAGCGCTATAGGTCATCAGAATGTAGTAGCCCTCCCGCAGTTTCTTGATCGGATAGGCAAACCGACGCTTACCGCGATTTTGCACCTTGATCTTTGTGGCGCCCTGTTCTTCTAAGAAAGTGCGAAATTGGCTAATGGTTTGTTCCAATTGCTCTTCGCCTACATCAGGACGAATAATATAAAGCGTTTCGTAGTTACGCACGATCATTTAGGTCAACTCCCTTTGGACAAATGGCCTTTTGACGGCTGCAAAAAGCAAGGCTTTATAATTCTAGCACCGCAGTTTGCCCTTCTGGGCAAGGAGAAAAGGGGACTCATTCGCTATGGTGGAACGGTTTGTGCGGGTGCAGACGACGGGGGGACAAATTCATTACGGCACACTGCAACTCAATCGTGAAGTGATTATTTGGGATGCAGCACCGTGGCTCCACGGCCAACCCACTCACCAAGTCCTCAGTCCCGACAGCTACCAACTGCTGGCTCCCTGCTCTCCCTCGAAAATTGTTGCTGTGGGGCGCAACTATGCCAAACACGCTGCGGAAATGGGCGATAGTGTGCCCCCTGAGCCATTGATTTTTCTGAAACCACCGACAACGGTTCAAGCCCCCGGCTGTCCCATTTGGTATCCGCCCCAAGTGCAGCGCCTGGACTATGAGGGGGAATTGGCGGTGATCATTGGTCGCCGTACCCGTGCCTGCCCTGAAGGCGAAGCCCTTGAGCATATTTGGGGCTACACGATCGCCAACGATGTCACCGCTCGGGATCTCCAACAGCGGGAGCAGCAATGGACACGGGCTAAGGGGTTTGACACATTTTGCCCCCTCGGTCCTTGGGTTGTGCGAGAGGTTCCCAGTGATGCGCGGTTGCAAACGTTTATCAATGAGGCGGCGCAACCCGTCCAATCAGCAACAATTGATCAAATGGTGTTCTCACCCGCCAAGTTGGTGAGTTTCATTAGTTATGTGATGACGCTGCTGCCGGGGGATGTGGTATTGACGGGAACACCTGCAGGCATTGGTCCATTACAGGTGGGCGATCGCGTGCGCGTCGAGATAGAGGGCATTGGCAGCCTGCTTTCAGTAGTCACAACACCTGAGACCCCTTGGACCCCCGCCTTGGGTCGCGCCTACTAGGAATAACTGGCTCAACGCCACCAATTCAATGCAAGAGATTCAACCGACTAGAAAACAGGTTAGGCGGGATTGCAGTGCTTCAGAGCTTTCTGTCTTTCTGTAATGGTGAGGAGGAGCGGGCGAGCCATGGCCCATCCCTTTGCAGCAATGACATTAAGATTTTTGCGGCCTTTGACATTTTACGTAACAAAGTGGTAGGGAAAGAAACTCCCCTGAAATACTTGAAATACTAAATACTAGACGAAGAATCCTAAATACGGGGGCAAGTTTGTTGTGGCGTATCCTTTGCATGTAGCCTTCATTTGGCACCAGCACCAACCCCTCTACAAAAGCTGCCGCACGGGTCAATACCTGCTCCCTTGGGTACGGCTCCACGGCACTAAGGATTACTTAGACCTGATCCTCGTCCTCGCCAACTATCCCCGCCTCAAGCAAACGGTCAACCTTGTGCCCTCCCTGTTGCTCCAAATTCAGGACTATGTCAACGGTACGGCTCTGGATCCCTACCTGAGGGCTACACTGACCCCGGTCGAGCAACTCACGGATCAACAGCGCTGGTTTATCATTGAGCATTTCTTTGATGCCCACCACCGCACCATGATTGATCCCCACCCCCGCTATCGTGAACTCTACGAGCAACGGCAAACTCGCGGGAAAACATGGTGTTGGCAAAATTGGCAGCCCCAGGATTATGGGGATTTGTTGGCCTGGCACAATTTAGCGTGGATTGATCCTCTGTATTGGGAGGAGCCAGAGATTGCCCAATGGTTCTCCCAAGGGCGAGATTTTAGCCTTAGCGATCGCCAGCGAATCATTGCCAAACAGCGGGAAATTCTTGGCCAAATTATCCCCCAGCATCGCGCCCTGCAAGAGAGGGGTCAAATTGAAGTCACCACCACCCCCTACACCCACCCAATTTTGCCCCTCTTGGTGGATACCGATGCCGCAAAAGTGGCGGTTCCTAATATCGCCTTGCCCCAACAGCGGTTCCAATATCCCGAAGATGTTCCTCGGCATCTGCGGCGGGCGCGAGTTCTTTATGAACAATGCTTTGGGCGATCGCCCCGCGGCCTGTGGCCGTCAGAGCAATCCGTCAGTCCAGCCATCCTTGAACCAATTGTCGAGCAAGGATTTGAGTGGATTTGTTCCGATGAAGCGATCTTGGGCTGGACAACGGGAACCTATTTTCACCGCAACGAAGCTGGTGTGGTCCAACAGGCGGATGTTCTTTACCAACCCTACCGCCTGACCACGGCCAAAGGGGATCTCAACATTGTCTTTCGGGATCATCGCCTCTCGGATTTGATTGGCTTTACCTACGGTGCCATGGCTCCCGAAGCCGCGGCAGCAGATCTACTCAAACAGCTTGAGGGCATTCGCCAGCAACTCATTGCCTATGAAGACAGCGGCCAGACCACTTTACAACAGCCATGGCTAGTGACCATTGCCCTCGATGGTGAAAACTGTTGGGAGTACTATCCCCGGGATGGCCTGCCATTTTTGCAAGCCCTCTACCGGGGCTTGAGTGCAAGTGAGCACTTTGCCTGTGTTTCTGTGGCGGAGTATCTGCAACAATATCCCCCGCGGGCAGTGATTGCGGGTGCGGCTCTCCACAGTGGCTCTTGGATTGATGGCAATTTCTGTACGTGGATTGGCGATTCGGTAAAAAACAAAGCTTGGGACTATTTAGGGGCGGCCCGCCAAACCCTTGAACGCCACCCCGAAGCGACAGAAACAAACAATCCAGCGGCATGGGAAGCCCTTTTGGCGGCTGAAGGCTCTGACTGGTTCTGGTGGTTTGGTGAAGGCCACTCCTCAAACCACGATGCCATGTTTGATCAGCTTTTCCGTGAGCATTTGATGGCCCTCTACACAGCATTGGGGGAGCCGATTCCTGAGGTTCTCAAGGAGCCCTTAGAAGTTCACGAAGCCAAGGATACCTACCCGCCCCAAGGCTTTATTCACCCTGAGATTGACGGGGGCGGTGATGAGCAAGACTGGAACTTTGCTGGCCGGATTCAAATTGGCGGCAGCCGAGGGACGATGCACCGCCAAACCCTGATCAATCGCCTCTGGTATGGGGTGGATCACCTAAATATCTATCTACGTCTTGATGCCCCTAGCCAGAAACAGCCCTTTGGCCATGAGATCAGTGCCATTCATTTTTGTTGGTACTACCCCAACAGGGTGACGTACAATAGCCCCCTCTCGGATCTGCGCGATTGCCCCGATGAAGCCCCCCTGAACTACCTGTACCACCATCAACTGGTCATTGACTTTGAAAACCAACAGATGACCTTCAAGGAGGCGATCGCCAACTACCAGTGGGAAGAGCGCCCCAGCCATGCCCGCTATGCCTTGGGCATCTGCCTAGAAGTGGCGATTCCCTGGGCGGATCTGCACCTGCATCCCGATTGTGGTCTTCATCTGTTAATTGTGCTGGCGCAGGATGGCTATTACTTGGATCACCTGCCCCCAGAGCAGCTCCTATTTTTGACCACGCCATAGTCTTTGATGGGTCAATAATTTGCAGCCAGAAGTTATTTTCTGAACCCCAAAGTTCTGTAAGCTCAGATAGGAAACCTCTACGGGATCAACTTGTGCAGTTAGGAGGGTTGTGTGGATAACGTCATTGGTTTAGAGATTATTGAAGTTGTCGAGCAGGCGGCGATCGCCTCAGCGCGGTGGATGGGCAAAGGTGACAAACACATGGCGGATCAGGCGGCCGTCGATGCCATGCGCAACCGCATGAATCAAATCCATATGCGTGGTCGCATTGTCATTGGTGAGGGGGAACGGGATGAAGCCCCAATGCTCTACATTGGCGAAGAAGTGGGCATTTGTACCCGTCCCGATGCGGCCCAATACTGTGACCCTGAAGAGCTCATTGAAATTGACATTGCCGTTGACCCCTGCGAAGGGACAAACCTGTGCGCCTACGGTCAACCAGGCTCGATGGCAGTGCTGGCCATTTCTGAAAAAGGGGGCTTGTTTGCCGCTCCCGACTTTTATATGAAGAAATTGGCAGCGCCCCCGGCTGCTAAGGGCAAAGTGGATATTCGCAACTCCGCGACAGAAAACCTGAAAATTCTCTCTGAATGCCTTGACCGCGCCATTGATGAATTGGTGGTGGTGGTCATGAAGCGCGATCGCCACAATGACTTGATTCAAGAAATTCGCAATGCGGGTGCCCGCGTTCAACTGATCTCCGATGGGGATGTCTCCGCAGCTCTTGCCTGTGCTTTCTCTGGTACCAACATTCATGCCCTCATGGGGATTGGCGCGGCGCCCGAAGGGGTGATTTCTGCTGCTGCCATGCGCGCCTTAGGTGGGCACTTCCAAGGGCAATTGGTCTATGATCCCGCTGTGGTCATGACCAAGGAATGGGCCAATCGCACCCGCGAAGGCAACCTTGAAGAGCTGAAAAAAGCGGGCATCACCGATCCCGATAAGGTGTATGAAGCCGAAGAATTGGCCTCTGGGGAAACGGTGCTCTTTGCCGCCTGTGGCATTACCCCCGGCATGCTCATGAAAGGGGTGCGTTTCTTCAAGGGAGGCG encodes:
- a CDS encoding S-methyl-5'-thioadenosine phosphorylase encodes the protein MTAKIGIIGGSGLYKMDALTDVEEVRLTTPFGDPSDAFICGKIAGVPVVFLARHGRHHHLLPTEIPFRANIYGFKSLGVEYLLSASAVGSLQEAVKPLDIVVPDQFIDRTRNRISTFFGDGIVAHIGFADPVCPALAGLLADAIADLNLPDVTLHRQGTYVCMEGPAFSTLAESNLYRSWGGTVIGMTNLPEAKLAREAEIAYATLALVTDYDCWHPEHDSVTVEMIMGHLQRNVKNAQAIICETVKRVHAHPPVSKAHRALQNAILTPLDKVPTATKEKLHLLLAKYL
- a CDS encoding fumarylacetoacetate hydrolase family protein; the encoded protein is MVERFVRVQTTGGQIHYGTLQLNREVIIWDAAPWLHGQPTHQVLSPDSYQLLAPCSPSKIVAVGRNYAKHAAEMGDSVPPEPLIFLKPPTTVQAPGCPIWYPPQVQRLDYEGELAVIIGRRTRACPEGEALEHIWGYTIANDVTARDLQQREQQWTRAKGFDTFCPLGPWVVREVPSDARLQTFINEAAQPVQSATIDQMVFSPAKLVSFISYVMTLLPGDVVLTGTPAGIGPLQVGDRVRVEIEGIGSLLSVVTTPETPWTPALGRAY
- a CDS encoding glycoside hydrolase; translation: MAYPLHVAFIWHQHQPLYKSCRTGQYLLPWVRLHGTKDYLDLILVLANYPRLKQTVNLVPSLLLQIQDYVNGTALDPYLRATLTPVEQLTDQQRWFIIEHFFDAHHRTMIDPHPRYRELYEQRQTRGKTWCWQNWQPQDYGDLLAWHNLAWIDPLYWEEPEIAQWFSQGRDFSLSDRQRIIAKQREILGQIIPQHRALQERGQIEVTTTPYTHPILPLLVDTDAAKVAVPNIALPQQRFQYPEDVPRHLRRARVLYEQCFGRSPRGLWPSEQSVSPAILEPIVEQGFEWICSDEAILGWTTGTYFHRNEAGVVQQADVLYQPYRLTTAKGDLNIVFRDHRLSDLIGFTYGAMAPEAAAADLLKQLEGIRQQLIAYEDSGQTTLQQPWLVTIALDGENCWEYYPRDGLPFLQALYRGLSASEHFACVSVAEYLQQYPPRAVIAGAALHSGSWIDGNFCTWIGDSVKNKAWDYLGAARQTLERHPEATETNNPAAWEALLAAEGSDWFWWFGEGHSSNHDAMFDQLFREHLMALYTALGEPIPEVLKEPLEVHEAKDTYPPQGFIHPEIDGGGDEQDWNFAGRIQIGGSRGTMHRQTLINRLWYGVDHLNIYLRLDAPSQKQPFGHEISAIHFCWYYPNRVTYNSPLSDLRDCPDEAPLNYLYHHQLVIDFENQQMTFKEAIANYQWEERPSHARYALGICLEVAIPWADLHLHPDCGLHLLIVLAQDGYYLDHLPPEQLLFLTTP
- a CDS encoding ABC transporter substrate-binding protein, yielding MAPSPSSWICDGVPKNGRTYPNASGAHPPYENFGPDCAVCGLPREAMEPGNSANSSKKSRLPLAAVALGVALLFMGGIGFLSYRLFLTNRENNPPSLPGGSTSGSQLVSQTTARNAAYISQGERILISEPNPQRVALKQEAALAFDRGDWALAIAKYQELVALDPNDPEARIYLNNARARQAGNPMTMATVVPIGSSPDTAKEVLRGVAQYQEQFNASAPNRLLEVVIVNENSPNGVTSLAEDLINSSIQGVVGHGTDANSRAALEVYEPVGMPVLSPLTTNVTPQGNGTVQVQTLSLNEKGQQLLDTYLDNAAQTLAAAVAKKVPNGKAALVYNSDSPYSNELKNKLLAALPRFGVQVVQQRDVAAAGFNANTVMTTARQAAANVVVLALSRSRVNQAIALAIANQTQTSPLQLFGSDQLYGPDLLIKGDSAINGMILAVPWRTNPSDPFAQQAAQAWRGQISWRTTTAYDATQALAQAMAKGGDRASTQQLLRQGVQIQGQTASGTFDRVPLVQAAPGPNGPKGSRYQFNPLSGI
- the rpsF gene encoding 30S ribosomal protein S6, with the protein product MIVRNYETLYIIRPDVGEEQLEQTISQFRTFLEEQGATKIKVQNRGKRRFAYPIKKLREGYYILMTYSAPGTAIAPLERAMRLNENILRFMTIVLEEETETAEAEAENPVLARA